In Nocardioides faecalis, the following proteins share a genomic window:
- a CDS encoding GNAT family N-acetyltransferase produces the protein MTVPTSLRRDGWEVVPAVRPTWEALMRTDPYALPSQAPAWVDALCATEPYRDCSLQLRSPEGRRLVLPMVRRTGVPASAATRSSMPGRWANGGLIAEDGVHEAADARAVVALLAGSGPLVIVPNPRLDDRWRSAAPWSYATGKHNYEVDTTGGFEEVWKHGFASSVRRAVRKAERSDVVVERDTTGRLLPLFVPLYEESVRRWAEGSGMPAWLAWRRAARLESLDKLQRVARGFGEACATWMAFVEGRPAAAIIVLTNGPNVEYWRGAMSLPLAGPVRANDLLHRLAIEDACTRGGARYSFGISTPGTSLARFKEGFGATAVPYAGYVLERFPVRRATRTTRRLARRSVVAVTSRAHARG, from the coding sequence CCCGTACGCCCTGCCGTCCCAGGCTCCGGCCTGGGTGGACGCGCTGTGCGCGACCGAGCCGTACCGGGACTGCTCGCTGCAGCTGCGCAGCCCCGAGGGCCGTCGGCTCGTGCTGCCGATGGTGCGGCGCACCGGCGTCCCCGCGTCGGCGGCCACCCGCTCGTCGATGCCCGGCCGGTGGGCGAACGGCGGGCTCATCGCCGAGGACGGCGTCCACGAGGCCGCCGACGCCCGAGCCGTGGTCGCGCTGCTGGCCGGGTCCGGACCGCTGGTGATCGTGCCCAACCCCCGCCTCGACGACCGGTGGCGATCCGCGGCGCCCTGGTCGTACGCGACCGGCAAGCACAACTACGAGGTCGACACCACCGGCGGCTTCGAGGAGGTGTGGAAGCACGGGTTCGCCAGCTCGGTACGGCGCGCGGTGCGCAAGGCCGAGCGCAGCGACGTGGTGGTGGAGCGCGACACCACCGGCCGGCTGCTGCCCCTGTTCGTGCCGCTGTATGAGGAGTCGGTCCGACGTTGGGCCGAGGGCAGCGGCATGCCGGCGTGGCTCGCGTGGCGGCGGGCCGCCCGGCTGGAGTCGCTGGACAAGCTCCAGCGGGTCGCGCGCGGGTTCGGCGAGGCGTGCGCGACGTGGATGGCCTTCGTCGAGGGCCGGCCCGCGGCCGCCATCATCGTGCTCACCAACGGCCCCAACGTCGAGTACTGGCGGGGCGCGATGAGCCTGCCGCTCGCCGGCCCGGTCCGCGCGAACGACCTGCTCCACCGCCTCGCGATCGAGGACGCCTGCACCCGTGGCGGCGCCCGCTACTCCTTCGGCATCAGCACGCCGGGCACGAGCCTGGCGCGCTTCAAGGAAGGCTTCGGTGCCACGGCCGTGCCGTACGCCGGCTACGTCCTCGAGCGGTTCCCCGTACGACGCGCCACCCGCACCACTCGCCGGCTGGCGCGTCGCAGCGTCGTCGCGGTGACCTCCCGCGCGCACGCCCGCGGCTGA
- a CDS encoding DUF6629 family protein: MCFSVAADVTAGVVLLPVAAVSLREVRTLRELPFASLPLLFALHQLTEALVWDSASDIVSPGVQHAAAMAYVLFAFPVLPILVPLAVLLLEPKGRRRRVSPFVVLGGVVAAYLLWAVLSGPLVVREEPHALVYDVGLTYGPMWAVLYVVAVIGPSVLSGYTSIVAFGLVNLVGLTVVAVVYTQAFASLWCVWAALTSVLVTTHMVLRRRLPDLHRLEGRAPEPA; this comes from the coding sequence GTGTGCTTCTCGGTGGCCGCCGACGTGACCGCGGGAGTCGTCCTGCTCCCGGTCGCCGCGGTCTCGCTGCGTGAGGTGCGTACGCTGCGTGAGCTGCCGTTCGCGTCGCTGCCGTTGCTCTTCGCGCTCCACCAGCTGACCGAGGCCCTCGTGTGGGACAGCGCGTCCGACATCGTCTCGCCCGGGGTCCAGCACGCTGCGGCGATGGCCTACGTCCTTTTCGCCTTTCCGGTCCTCCCGATCCTGGTGCCGCTCGCGGTGCTGCTCCTCGAGCCCAAGGGGCGGCGGCGGCGTGTGTCGCCGTTCGTCGTGCTCGGCGGGGTGGTCGCGGCCTACCTGCTCTGGGCGGTGCTCAGCGGTCCGCTGGTCGTCCGGGAGGAGCCGCACGCGCTCGTCTACGACGTGGGCCTGACCTACGGGCCGATGTGGGCCGTGCTCTACGTCGTGGCGGTGATCGGCCCGTCGGTGCTCTCGGGCTACACCTCGATCGTCGCGTTCGGGCTGGTCAACCTCGTCGGTCTCACGGTCGTCGCCGTCGTCTACACCCAGGCCTTCGCGTCGCTGTGGTGCGTGTGGGCGGCGCTGACCTCCGTCCTGGTGACCACGCACATGGTGCTGCGCCGCCGCTTGCCCGACCTCCACCGCCTCGAGGGCCGAGCGCCCGAGCCGGCCTGA